The genomic DNA ATGATTGGTTAAGTCCCTAATTCAGACGATCTTTTGGGGTTATCCTCTAAACAGACTTGATCACTCACTCCTGTCATCAGGATCCTTGAATAGTTGAATGGAAATGGCCTCCAATGGAGGTATTATAGGTAGGTGGGAAGCTTAGAACAATGACTCTGTTACAAtattgctctttttttctctttaagaccCCACCAACAACTGAACGCTTTGGTCAGGCTGCTACAATGGAAGGAATTGGGGCAATTGGTGGAACTCCTCCTGCATTCAACCGTGCAGCTCCTGGAGCTGAATTCGCTCCAAACAAACGCCGCCGATACTAATAAAGTTGCAGTGTCTAGTTTCTCAAAACCCTTAAAAGAAGGGACCCTTTTTGGACTAGCCAGAATTCTACCCTGGAAAAGTGTTAGGGATTCCTTCCAATAGTTAGATCTACCCTACCTGTACTATAGGGAGTATGCTGGGGCAGAGGGCAAGGGAGGGGTGGTATAAACAAACCATGTGTGGTATAATGTTTAATCAGTTCTGTGTGGTGCATTCCTGAAATCTCAGATGTGATTGTTGAGCGCCTGGGGAAATCATGGCAGAGTGGATACAGTTAGAGTTCATTAATCTTGATCAttccgggttttttttttttgtccatctTGTTTCATTTGCTTGCTCCCGCCCACCTGGAGACATGTTCCCAGCCTTATTTGCTTTCTTATCCTTAACACTCCCCAGCCCCAGAGAAATTGCCACATACACCACAAAAACCAAACATCCCCCAATGACCTTAGCCCCATTGCTCCATTCACTCCCAGGGGAGAATTCAGGCAGTCCACAAAGGTCACAGGCAACGAACATACGGTTGTGTTATATCCCATATATTACCCCTTCATGTcctaaagaagacattttctcttagagattttcattttagtatatcttaaaaaaaaaaaaatcttgtgttaACTTGCCTCCATCTTTTTCTTGGGTGAGGATACCCAGGAATGACCCTTTTGTGTCTATGATGTTACTGTTCACAGCTTTTCTTGATAGGCCTAGTATAATCTTGGGAACAGGGTTGCTGTATACTGAAAGCCTGACAGTAGCTCTTAGATTTGCCTATCTTAGGTAGTCACGCTGtgcatttttttcatcagtgtacCGTGTTTGATTTGTCTGAAAAATTTGGAGTTTTTCTGAGAAATGGAGCAGTAATGCAGCATCgacttattaaaatacattttaagccttttaattttctgtgctatttttgaaggggaagggagggaggggagttcCCTTAGGTGATGAGCAGTAGGCTCTATGAGGGGAATCCTTTGTGACTGCAGTATTAATCTAGACAGACATGAGGGGGTGGGGATGAGATGTGTAAAATGAAGTGGTTGGCAGGGACTAGTGCTATTGACACTACATGGAAGTAATGCTGGAAGAAAGTTGTCCCTTTGAAAGAAAATGGGCTCAACTCCCATTGAGTTGGGGGGTGGGAGAGGTCTCCAAATTGGTATTTGTGAGCAGCTGCTGCTATGTCCAAGGCTTGGAATTGGCGTGGTGAATCTAAAACTGTTTCAGTAGTGGTGAGCTGACCTCACCCAAGTTGTAAACCCTACTCTGCCTGATCCTTTTTTCCTGAGCCTCAGAGCTAAAATGCTCCTGAGCTCTTTCCTATTGGCTGGGAAGACCAATTGAAGTTCCCTTGCCCATGTTAGGAGGTGTACGCCTACTGAACTAAAGATAGAAACAGCTGGCCCTTCAGGCAGCTAAAAGCCTCCAGACTAAGAGGTGTTCCCCATTCGGCAGCCAGACTCCTTGAAATACCCTTTCAGTAATCCTACCGACGCTTCCATGTCTCTACTCTGCCGTAACAAAGGCTGTGGGCAGCACTTTGACCCTAATACCAACCTTCCTGGTGAGTAAATAATCCTGACCTGgccagggactctgtgtgggtaTTGGGGAATGGTCAGCTGGGGGGCAGTATGTTTGAGGAGCAGGGAAAGAAACTATCTGCCCTAGTTTAATTGGTCTGAGTTATCTTCAGCctttgctgtgtttttttttttttttttttttttttgacattataTGGTAAGAAACCATAAACATAAACCCAGGGAAGAGGTGAAATGATACTTTGTATAGTTATCTTCCCTTCCTTGATAACTTGTACTAATGTCCACAGATTCCTGTTGCCATCACCCTGGGGTCCCAGTCTTCCATGATGCACTTAAGGTGAGGAATAGGTGACGGGGGTTAGCAAGAGCATTTCCCAGAAGAGATACCTAGGAAGCTAAGCTGATCTGGGTCTCTCGTTATCAGGGTTGGTCCTGCTGCCGAAAGCGAACTGTAGATTTCTCTGAGTTCTTAAACATCAAGGTAAATTATTTACGTACTTGGATTCTGCCCCCAATAGGATTCTGTTCCTAATCCTTATCTCCTTATCTATACTAGGGCTGTACTATGGGACCACACTGTGCtgagaagcttcctgaggcccctcAACCTGAAGGCCCTGCTACAAGCAGTTCACTTCAGGAGCAAAAACCTCTGAATGTGATTCCAAAGTCAGCAGAGACCTTGCGCCGGGAGAGGCCCAAGTAAAGGGGAGGAGGCCCCTGGACTTTTCCTATTTTCATGCAGCTTCCTAGGAGTGATTAATGGGTCATTGGGTCATTGAGGACTGGGAACTAGAGACCAGGGATGTGAGGAGGGCCAGTTGTCAGGGTTTGGATGGTGTATATCCTGTGCCTTAGGGGTAATTTGTGTCTGGAAATAATGCCCTTTCCTCTAAGGTGGTATGGGATGATGGGATAGAGATCTGAATCAACAGAGTAGATAGCCCCTCACAAATACATCCTTAGTGTATAACAAAAGGGATTGTTGagaatgacttttttctttttctagaaaaaaactttaagatAAATCTCATATCAAGAAAAGGATGTATTATTGGCAGCCAGGAGACTGCAGAGAAAAATTTTGTGGGAATAATATGAGCAACTTCTGGAAGTCATATTAGGTCCACAATTAGATAAAAAGGAAGAGGGCTCAGTTCTGCAGAGAAAAGTGGTTAGGTTTAGAGCAAATGAGTACATGGGCAAGAGAAGTGCTCGGGATTTCTCTAGGGTTCAGGTATTTGGGAGGTCCACAGAGATGAAAATTGGCAATGGGGTTGCTACCCAACCTCTCCAACTCTGCCTCACTTTCACCAGGCTTCTTCAATTCCATTACTATCGGTGGGAGTGTTGCAGCTGGCAATTATAGCTAATGGTTCAGAACTAAATCACCACCCATAATCCTTAGGTCAGAGTTGCCTCTGAAGCTGCTGCCGCTAAATATATCCCAAGCCCTGGAAATGGCATTGGAACAGAAGGAATTAGACCAGGAACCTGGGGCAGGTAGGTGGGTCTTTAGTAGGATCAACTTCATAGACTGGAATTTAGTGGGATCAACTTCATAGATTGGAATTTAGTGGAAGTGGCAATTGAGTGGGGGGATGGATAAGTTCCTGACTGTGTTTCCCTTGCCCAGGACTTGACAGTAATCTGATTCGAACTGGTTCCAGCTGCCAGAACCCAGGATGTGATGCTGTGAGTGAGAGTTTTGAGGGGCTCAAGCACATGGCTGAGAGATGACTGGGTATAGATACAAGGCTAAGTAGGGTATACCTTAGAATGACCTGGTTCTCCTTTATCCTTCTTAGGTTTACCAAGGCCCTGAGAGTGATGCTACTCCATGTACCTACCACCCAGGAGCACCCCGATTCCAtgaggggtgagggaggggaCTGGGTGGGCTATGAGACAGATTTCTCCTAATATTTGGTTATAAGATGGGATTGGGGGTGAGAGAAGTCAGTTGAATTATCCTCTTACTTCAGGATGAAGTCTTGGAGCTGTTGTGGCATCCAGACCCTGGATTTTGGGGCATTCTTGGCACAGCCAGGGTGCAGAGTTGGTAGACATGACTGGGGGAAGCAGGTGAGCCCCAGCTTTTCTGAACTCTTGATTAGAACCCAATCTCAGAGGTAAATTCTCCTCCCTCTCTGTACCACGTGGCCAAGCTCCCTATCTTCTCCCTTTGGTACAGACCAAATAAGATTCTGCTCCTTATCCCTCAACAGCCCAGAGTCTTTGCAATATGAGGTTGTGTTAATCTTTTTGAGACTCTTTGTCTCTTCTCCATATGCATCGTGAGAACTCCTCCTTGGGTTAAGAATTTATTCTTACCACCTTCATTTTACATCTTCTCTTTAGCTGCCAGCATCTTGCCGCCATGATTGGCACCAGACAGATTCCTTAGTAGTGGTGACTGTATATGGCCAGATTCCGCTTCCTGCGTTTAACTGGGTGAAGGCCAGTCAAACTGAGGTGAGCAATGAATGATCTGATGTTGGATGGGATAGTGAATTGGGTGATACTGCAACCTCACAGGCAGACTTGCCATATGCTGTTAACCTGTAGGCTCTATAGTCGCCTATAGAAAGGAGAGCTATTAGGTCAGGGCTATCTGGCTGACCTGTGGATCACACCTCTGACCTGGTTGTCTGTTGTAATGACCTGCTCTGACCTTCTGGGTTTGTTACTACCCCTGTAATTCTTTTCCTTAGCTTCATGTCCACATCGTCTTTGATGGTAACCGTGTGTTCCAAGCACAGATGAAGCTCTGGGGGGTAAGTGAAGACCAGGGGGCACAGGAGTGGGAGGCAGATGGGGTGAAAGAGAGGCTAGACCAGAATAGAGGGTGTCTTGAGAGATGGAGTTGTAGTGGGAAAATTGAggttttctcttcatttgctttcatttttctctctctctccttctcttcccacttccctctCTTTGCCTCCTTTCtgccttctcccttttcttctctcatttctttcctttctttcccttattatattgtatttttcctcccttatcttttttcttgccttattttatttatttatttttagagacggggtttctccatgttggccaggctggtctcgaactctggacctcaggtgatccgcccgccttggcctcccaaagtgctgggattataggcatgagccaccacacctggcatcgccttattttttaattattatttttttaattgtactttaagttctggggtacatgtgcagatcttgcaggattgctgcataggtacacacatgccatggtggtttgctgcctccatccccccatcacctacatcaggcatttctcccagtgttatccctccttaacccccacactgtccctcccctaacaccCCATctctcaacagaccccagtgtgtgatgttcccctccctgtgcccatgtgttctctttgttcaacacttgcctatgagaacatttggtgtttggttttctgttcttgtgtcagtttgctgagaatgatagtttccagattcatccatatccctacaaaggacatgaactcatccctttttatggctgcgtaatattccatggtatatatgtgccacattttctttatccagtctatcattgattcttgccttatttaaaaaaaaaaaaaatttctctctcaTTTGTCACCACTCCACCCTGACCCTTTgatttcctcattctttcttctgttttcctttgctcCTCCTCAGGTCATAAACGTGGAGCAGAGCTCTGTCTCCTTGATGCCATCTCGGGTTGAAATCTCCCTGGTCAAGGCTGACCCAGGATCCTGGGCCCAGCTGGAGCACCCTGATGCACTAGCTGAGAAGGCTAGGGCAGGGGTTGTGTtagagatggaggaggaagaatCTGACGATTCAGATGATGATCTGAGCtggacagaggaggaggaagaggaggaagcaaTGGGGGAATAGTGACACCAGACAGTTCAATGCCTAGATAGGACCTCAGTGATTCCCTTAGAATCTTAGAGACCAGGATATTGTTGGCCATGTGGTATCATTGAGCagcaggaggctgaaggaggggaGAACAAAACTGTCCAAACCATGCTGTTTTTTCCCATAAATAAATCTTGTATTCTTCAGTTTCACATAGTGTCATTCTCTCACCTCACTATCGAAGATTGTATTTATTACCCCCACTGTGTGTTCAATATCCATTGTGAAAACAAGCACATGCATGTTCAGTCTATTTCTCACAACCACCaggtatttactgagtacttccTATGTGCCCAGTTATGTGTTAGGTAGTTGATATAAATACCTGAGAAACAGAGGACTTACTCATTTCTCTCAACAAAGTAATAACCTGGCTGACAAGTCAAGGCCAATCTACACGAAATAATGATAAACATTATCAGATAGTTTAACTGAGTGCTAAATTGTGCAGTACAGTTTTTAAGAGCTGTAGGAGTTGAAAGAATGGAAAGGTTAATGTGGACAGTAGTAAAAAGGGAAGACTCCATGgaagaagtaaattttttttttttttttttttttttttgagatgaagtcttgctctgtcacccagggtggagtgcagtggcatgatctcagctcactgcagcctccgcctcccaggttcaaagcgattatcctgcctcagcttcctgagtaggtaggattgcaggtgcctgccaccacacaggctaattttttgtatttttagtagagacagggcttccccatgttggccaggctggtcttgaactcctgacctcaggtgatccacctgcttcggcttatcaaactgctgggattacaggtgtgagccaccacttccagtggtacattttcattattattattattactttttttttttttttttgacggagtttcgctcttgttacccaggttggagtgcaatggcgcgatctcgggtcaccgcagcctccgcctcctgggttcaggcaattctcctgcctcagcctcctgagtagctgggattacaggcatgcgccaccatgcccagctaattttttgtatttttagtagagatggggtttcaccatgttgaccaggatggtctcgatctcttgacctcgtgatccacccgcctcggcctcccaaagtgctgggattacaggtttaagccaaCGCGCCTGGCAATTATtacttttctgagacagagttttgctttgttgtctaggctggggtgcagtggtgcgatcttggctcactgtaacctccgcctcccaggttcaggcaattctcatgcctcagcttcctgagtagttgggattacaggcaccctccagcacgcccagctgattttttgtattttagtagagatggagtttcaccatcttgcctaggctggtctcgaactcctgagctcaggcagtccacctgtcttggcctcccaaagtgctgggattagaggtgtgagccctCATGCCCAGCCTGGTACAATATTTTTTACTGCTTTgttgagatacaattcacataccacacaatttatccatttaaactgtaaaatgagtgttactatttttgagatgaggtctgtagtgcagtggcgccatttcagcttactgcaacctccaccccacaggttcaagagatcctcctaccccagctacccgagcagctgggaccacaggtgtgtgttaCCACCACgcttagttaatttttgtatattcggtagaaacaggatttccctatgttgcctaggctgttttcaaactgagctcaaacgatctgcctccctcagcctcccaaagtgctgtgattacaggtatgagccaccatgcctggcctgttatttttaatatacacacAGAGTTGTGAACCACATCAATTTTAGGACACTGTTATCACTCCACAAGACACTCTATACCCATTAGTAGTCATTCTAAATTTCCTCTCAAATGTACGGTCCTAGGCAGCCAATAATCTACTACTTTCTTCTGTTATGAGTTTACATATTCTGGACATTACACATAAATACAATCACACAACAtatggtctttgttttttttgagatggtgtctcactgtattgcccagattggggtgcagtggtgccatctcagctcactcagtTTCCCTAATGgtgaatgatgttgagcatcttttttttttttgagacagggtctcactgtgtcacccaggtgggagtgtagtggtgcaatctctgctctccacaacctccgcctcccaggttcaagcgattctcctgcctcagcctcccaatagctgggattacaggcatgtaccaccatgcccagctattttttatatttttagtagagacagggtttcaccatgttggccaggctggtctcaaactcccgacttcaaatgatccacctgccttggcctcccaaagtgctgggattacaggcatgagccattgcacctgaccGATGTTTAGCATCTttacatgtgtttattggccatttaggTACTTTATTTTGACTAACGTGTATTCAAATCCATTGTCCATTTGTTAACTGACTAATAcgtctttttgttattgagttgtaaCAGTTCTTAATATATTCTGGAGATAAGTCTCttttcagatatgtgatttgcaaaataccttctttcattttatggatTGTCTTCCTTTGGCATCCTTTGATacacaaaaatttaatttctttttttttttttttttttttttgagacggagtttcgctcttgttacccaggctggagagcaatggcgcgatctcggctcaccgcaacctccgcctcctgggttcaggcaattctcctgcctcagcctcctgagtagctgggattacaggcacgtgccaccaagcccagctaattttttgtatttttagtagagacggggtttcaccatgttgaccaggatggtctcgatctcttgacctcgtgatccacccgcctcggcctcccgaagtgctgggattacaggcttgagccaccacgcccggcctaaaagtttaatttctttttaatttttttgtttcaaaactttttttttttttttttttttgagacggagtttcgctcttgttacccaggctggagtgcaatggcgcgatctcggctcaccgcaacctccgcctcctgggttcaggcaattctgcctcagcctcctgagtaactgggattacaggcacatgccaccatgcccagctgattttttgtatttttagtagagacggggtttcaccatgtcaaccaggatggtctcgaactctcgacctcgtgatccacccgcctcggcctcccaaagtgctgggattacaggcttgagccaccgcgcccggctcaaaacTTTAATGatgtacagtttttaaatttaattttaatattaatttaatttaattttttttgagatggagtctcactctgtcgccaggctggagtgtagtggcacgatctcggctcactacaacctctgcctcccgggttcaagtgattctcctgcctcagcctcccgagtagctaggactacagatgtgtgccaccatgcccagctaatctgaACTACAGTTTACTTTTCTCTTTGGTTGCTTATGCTTTTGATGTCCTATGTAAGAAACCATTACCTAATCCAATGTCATGAACTTTtgttcctatgttttcttctaagagttacatagttttagctcttacatttaggttattgattcattttgaattaatgtttGTGTGATGTGAAGTAGGGGTCCAACCTTATGCTTTTGCTTAgggatatccagttgtctcagcaccatttgttgaaaagactattctatccccattgaattgtcttggtacCCTAGTTGAAAATTAACtgaccgggccgggcgcggtggctcaagcctgtaatcctagcactttgggaggccgagacgggtggatcacgaggtcaagagatcgagaccatcccggtcgacatggtgaaaccccgtctctactaaaaatacaaaaaattagctgggcatggtggcacgtgcctgtaatcccagctactcaggaggctaaggcaggagaattgcctgaacccaggaggcggaggtttcgtatagccgagatcgcgccattgcactccagcctgggtaacaagagcgaaactctgtctcaaaaaaaaaaaaaagaaaattaactgacCATAACTGTGAAGGTTAAGAAGtccaaggccaggtgcggtggcacacacgtgtaatcccagcactttgggaagctgaggggggtggatcacctgaggtcagaagttcaagaccagcctgactaacatggtgaaaccctgtctctactaaataaagaaaaaaaatagccgggcgtggtggcacatgcctgtaatccaagttacttgggaggctgagacagaagaattgcttgatcccgggaggcagaggttgcagtgagctgagatcgcaccattgcactccagcctgggcaaccaaagcaaaaaaaaaaagaagtccagttgacccttgaacaatgcaagGTTGGGGCACTGACTCCCCATGCattcaacttcttttttaaattatttatttatttatagacagagtctcactctgttgcccaggttggaatgcagtggcatgatctcggctcactgcaacctccacctcctaaattCCAGCGATTCGCatgcctccctcagccttccaagtagctgggattacaggcatgcgccaccatgcctggctaattttttgtatttttagtagaggctgggtttcacaatgtttcccaggctggtctcaaactcctgacctcaagtgagcctcccacctcagcctgccaaagtgctgcaattacaggtatgagctaccacacctagctaccACATAGtcgactacttttttttttttttttttagacagtctttctctgtcgcccaggctacagtgcagtggcgcagtctccgctcactgcaacctctgcctcccgggttcaagtgattctcctgcctcagcctcctgagtagctgggattacaggtgcccactaccatgcccagctaatttttgttttgtttttttttttttttttggtagagatggggtttcactgtgttggccaggctggtctcaaactcctgaccttgtgatccacccacctcggcctcccaaagtgctgggatacaagTGTGAGttgctgtgcccagcccatagttgactttttaatttcatttaatttttaattttttatttttttaaagacagggtttcaccatgttggccaggctggtcttgaactcctgacctcaggtgatccgcctgcctcggcctcccaaagtgctgagattacaagtgtgagccaccacgcccggccatggtTGACCTTTGACttcccaaaaacttaactactaatagcctactgttgaccagaagccttaccgaTAACATAGaaagtcaattaacacatatgttgaatgttatatgtattatgtactgcattcttacaataaagtaggctagagaaaagaaaatgttattaagaaaatcataagaaaaaaaaaaaaaaggccgggcacggtggttcacacctgtaatcccagcactttgggaggccaaggtgggtgaatcatctgaggtcaggaaatcgagaccattctggctaacacggtgaaaccttgactctactaaaagaatacaaaaaattggcatggtggcacatgccacagtccatctcaaaaaaaagaaaaaagaaaaagtcataagGGGCTgggttgtaatcctagcactttgggtgtccaaggtggacagatcacttgtgattagttcaagaccagcctgggcaacatggtgaaatcctgtctctacaaaaacatacaaaaaaattagccaggcatggtagctcacacctgtagtcccagctacttgggaaggtaaggtgggagtatcacctgagcccaggagatcgaagCTGCAACAGTAAGTcatgattgcagcactgcactccagcctgggcaacagagtgaggccttgtctcaaaaaaaaaaaaaaaaaaaaaaaagcccgggtggtggctgacgcctgtaattccagcactttgggaggctgaggtgggtgtatcacgaggtcaggagttcaagactaccctggccaagatggtgaaacaccatctctactaaaatacaaaaattagctgggcagggtggcaggcacctgtaatcccagctactggctgaggcagagaattacctgtacctgggaggcggaggttgcccaGATCATTCcaatccactccagcctgggtgacagagccagactcctctcaaacaaaaaaaagaaaaaaagaaaaaaaaatcataaggaagataaaatatatttattattcattaaatggAAGTGGGTTATCATAAAGTTCTTCATCCTCATTCTTTTCATATTGAGTaggccgaggaggaggaggaagatacGGGGTTGATCTTGCTATCTCAGGGgtagcagaggcagaagaaactcCACATATAAGTGGATCCATGCAGTTAAAACCCTTGTTCAAGTGTCAACTCTGCATTTGAATGGAAATCTGAAGaatgagaaattaattttgaTGGGTGTGGAAGATTAGGGAGAGCCATACTAGGGCAaaagttgttttaatttatttattatgtttcattttacatTCCAAAAGTAGTACATTATcactgtaaaaaaattaaatgcagaaGTATGTAGAGTAAAACATAAATGCTTTTTTTGAGTCTCTCCAAGCTTAGTCCCTTGCTATTTGTAAGCACTGGTAACATATCAGAGGTTGTGTTGaaggaagaagatgaaaaagttaaGTGGAATGTGGCTAGATTAGCAGGAGCCTAAAATTCTAGGTCAAGGATTTTGAAACTGATTTAAAAGAGAGTAAAAAAGGCattataggccaggcgcagtggctcacgcctgtaatcccagcactctgggagaccaagatgggtggatcacctgaggtcgggagttccagaaaagcctgatcaacatggagaaacaccatctctactaaaaatacaaaattggctgggcgtggtggcgcatgactgtagtcccagctgcaggggaggctgaggcaggagaatcgcttgaacctgggaggcggaggttgcggttagccattgcatttcagcctgggcagcaagagcgaaactcccgtctcaaaaaaaaaaaaaaaaaaaaaaagccaggcgcggtggctcaagcctgtaatcccagcactttgggaggccgaggcgggtggatcacaaggtcaagagatcgagaccaacctggtcaacatggtgaaaccccgtctctactagaaatacaaaaaaaattagctgggcatggtggcgcgtgcctgtaatcccagctactcaggaggctgaggcaggagaattgcctgaacccaggaggcggaggttgcggtgagccgagatcgcgccattgcactccagcctgggtaacaagagtgaaactccgtctcaaaaaaaaaaaaaaaaaaaaaaaggcattataggcctttaaaaaaatgttttttttttttttttttttttttttttttgagacaaaggtcttgctctgtcacccaggtgcatagtggtgtgatcactgcaaccactgcctcccaggctcaagtgattctctgcctcatcctcatgattagctgtgactacaggcatgtggcaccatgcctggctaatttttatgtttttagtagagacggggttttgccatgttggccaggctagtcttgaactcctagcctcaagtgatctgcccccttcggcctcccaaagtattgggattacaggcatgaagcaccgtTCTCagccaattctttttcttttgagacagagttttactctgtcgcccaagctggagtgcagtagcatgatcatggctccctgcaactGTGACCTCCCCAGCtaaagcaattctctcacctcagcgtcctgagaagctggaactataggcgtgtgctaccacgcctagcttaatttttgtatttttagtagaggtgggattttgccatgtttcccaggct from Saimiri boliviensis isolate mSaiBol1 chromosome X, mSaiBol1.pri, whole genome shotgun sequence includes the following:
- the ITGB1BP2 gene encoding integrin beta-1-binding protein 2 isoform X1; protein product: MSLLCRNKGCGQHFDPNTNLPDSCCHHPGVPVFHDALKGWSCCRKRTVDFSEFLNIKGCTMGPHCAEKLPEAPQPEGPATSSSLQEQKPLNVIPKSAETLRRERPKSELPLKLLPLNISQALEMALEQKELDQEPGAGLDSNLIRTGSSCQNPGCDAVYQGPESDATPCTYHPGAPRFHEGMKSWSCCGIQTLDFGAFLAQPGCRVGRHDWGKQLPASCRHDWHQTDSLVVVTVYGQIPLPAFNWVKASQTELHVHIVFDGNRVFQAQMKLWGVINVEQSSVSLMPSRVEISLVKADPGSWAQLEHPDALAEKARAGVVLEMEEEESDDSDDDLSWTEEEEEEEAMGE
- the ITGB1BP2 gene encoding integrin beta-1-binding protein 2 isoform X2, with translation MSLLCRNKGCGQHFDPNTNLPDSCCHHPGVPVFHDALKGCTMGPHCAEKLPEAPQPEGPATSSSLQEQKPLNVIPKSAETLRRERPKSELPLKLLPLNISQALEMALEQKELDQEPGAGLDSNLIRTGSSCQNPGCDAVYQGPESDATPCTYHPGAPRFHEGMKSWSCCGIQTLDFGAFLAQPGCRVGRHDWGKQLPASCRHDWHQTDSLVVVTVYGQIPLPAFNWVKASQTELHVHIVFDGNRVFQAQMKLWGVINVEQSSVSLMPSRVEISLVKADPGSWAQLEHPDALAEKARAGVVLEMEEEESDDSDDDLSWTEEEEEEEAMGE